Within the Nicotiana tabacum cultivar K326 chromosome 11, ASM71507v2, whole genome shotgun sequence genome, the region GAATCACCAAAACATACAACCATACCATCTTCAGCAAATTTTGGGTTCCCTTTAGTCAAAGCTTCAACAGCTTCAGGTAAACTTACTGTTAAAATTACCTTATATGAAAAAGCACACTTCTTTAATGGAACTCTCCAAGCTGTTGGAGGATTGGATTGACGTAGCTTTGAGATAAATTCCGCCGCCTGATTCGCCTTCACTTTGATGGCGTCCACGACGATCAGCGCCAGCGTCGTGATGTCGCCGCCGGCGCTGCGTTTGTCGGAGAGTAGAGTTTTTAGGCAGAGGTTGTAGTTTGGTGTGTTCTTGCATGTGGTTTCTACTAGGTTATTTCTGCTGCTGCTTGTTTCCAGTGTTAAGGTTAATAGCAATATGACTAGATATATTAGAGTCTTCAttttggaaaagaagaaaaaaagacctAAGTTATTGTTTTAAGTGGAGAAACTCAGGGCAGCTAGTTTGCTGTTGTGAACTCTGAAGAGATTGGGAACTACATATATTGGATGGAGGTGTTtgctcttttaaaaaaaattaaaaatcattcaTCCGTTCTACTTCCTCTGTTTCAAAAAGATCCGTactattttcttattagtctgTTTCGAAAAAATTGATCGTTTACGTACCATATTTCCTTAGTGATATAAAAATGAAATTGAGGAGGGAGTAAAAGATTAAATTAC harbors:
- the LOC107827791 gene encoding cell wall / vacuolar inhibitor of fructosidase 1-like — its product is MKTLIYLVILLLTLTLETSSSRNNLVETTCKNTPNYNLCLKTLLSDKRSAGGDITTLALIVVDAIKVKANQAAEFISKLRQSNPPTAWRVPLKKCAFSYKVILTVSLPEAVEALTKGNPKFAEDGMVVCFGDSQDCEENFKSSFSPLTGLNTAVLELSVVGRAIIRNLL